In a genomic window of Gavia stellata isolate bGavSte3 chromosome 30, bGavSte3.hap2, whole genome shotgun sequence:
- the DCLRE1B gene encoding 5' exonuclease Apollo — protein sequence MSGTVIPGTPIAVDFWSVRRAASARLFFLSHMHSDHTVGLSSTWNRPLYCSPLTARLLHRRLQVPPRWIRPLEVGQSHVLGEEGVTVTLLDSNHCPGSVMFLFEGAFGTILYTGDFRYTSAMQREPALRGRHIDRLYLDNTHCHPHRPLPSRQCATHQAAHVIRTHPQHRVVIGVYSLGKETLLVDLAVEFSTWVVVSPWRLEQMRLLELPDVFTTEEGAGWIRAVDVTEIRWDTLVSWNSLHPTIAILPTGRPVKITHPNIHPIPYSDHSSFSELCEFVKWLKPCSVIPIVRGGMCQAYFQKYLSSVPQALPDLKIPKPVQESVQQQSKRKRQKPMCLLKRAAQHSVPRGVVYESPEKQTENTEEFTGVKVLQQNYCGSAFCLKEGCTCHTGKEKRKEELSGEQSGVARAASAVSQAPISDEHFLTGFAEQYLLTPLNVLKQNSSQKFDKLVEDFFRREEAS from the exons ATGAGCGGGACGGTGATCCCCGGGACGCCCATCGCCGTGGACTTCTGGAGCGTGCGGAGGGCGGCCAGCGCTCGCCTCTTCTTCCTGTCGCACATGCACTCGGACCACACGGTGGGGCTCTCCAGCACCTGGAACCGCCCGCTGTACTGCTCGCCGCTCACCGCCCGCCTCCTGCACCGCCGCCTCCAG gtGCCGCCGCGCTGGATCCGGCCGCTGGAGGTGGGGCAGAGCCATGTGCTGGGCGAGGAGGGGGTGACGGTGACGCTGCTCGACTCCAACCACTGCCCCGGCTCCGTCATGTTCCTCTTCGAGGGCGCCTTTGGCACCATCCTCTACACAG GGGACTTCCGCTACACGAGCGCCATGCAGCGCGAGCCGGCGCTGAGGGGCCGCCACATCGACCGCCTCTACCTGGACAACACCCACTGCCACCCGCACCGGCCCCTGCCCTCGCGGCAGTGTGCCACGCACCAGGCTGCCCACGTCATCCGCACGCACCCACAACACCGAGTCGTCATCG GTGTGTACAGCCTGGGGAAAGAGACGCTGCTGGTGGACCTGGCCGTGGAGTTCAGCACCTGGGTTGTGGTGAGCCCCTGGCGCCTGGAGCAGATGCGGCTGCTGGAGTTGCCTGATGTGTTCACCACTGAGGAGGGGGCCGGCTGGATCCGTGCCGTGGATGTCACTGAGATCCGCTGGGATACCCTTGTCAGCTGGAACTCGCTGCACCCTACCATTGCCATCCTCCCTACCGGCAGGCCCGTGAAGATCACCCACCCCAACATCCACCCCATTCCCTACTCGGATCACTCATCCTTTTCGGAGCTGTGCGAGTTTGTGAAGTGGCTGAAACCTTGCTCGGTCATTCCAATCGTGAGGGGTGGCATGTGCCAGGCttactttcagaaatacttaaGTTCTGTCCCCCAGGCACTTCCTGACCTCAAAATCCCAAAGCCTGTGCAAGAGTCTgtacagcagcaaagcaaaaggaagcggCAGAAACCCATGTGTCTCTTGAAAAGAGCTGCCCAGCATTCTGTGCCCCGAGGAGTTGTTTATGAGTCCCCAGAGAAACAAACTGAGAATACTGAAGAGTTCACAGGTGTTAAGGTTCTTCAGCAGAACTACTGTGGGTCAGCTTTCTGCTTGAAAGAAGGTTGCACTTGTCACacggggaaggagaaaaggaaggaagagttGAGTGGAGAACAGTCAGGAGTAGCAAGAGCAGCTAGCGCTGTTAGCCAGGCACCTATTTCTGATGAGCACTTTCTAACTGGATTTGCAGAGCAGTATTTACTTACTCCCTTAAATGTCCTAAAGCAGAATTCCTCACAGAAATTTGACAAGCTGGTAGAAGATTTCTTTAGGAGGGAAGAAGCATCCTGA